The following nucleotide sequence is from Elusimicrobiota bacterium.
AGAACCATTTATCTGAAACTTTAGGGACTGACTTTAAAAATTTTATATTTATAGGACAACTCTCTTCCGGGTTCATCATTGATGATGATAAAATTGTTTTTGTTACTACAAACGAAATATTTTCCAGATATAAATCGAGAATCCGCACATCTAAATTCTTCAAAAAAATCGGGACACCGTTAGAAACTCTTTCAGATATTAAAACCGGCGATTTTGTTGTTCATGAAAAGTACGGAATAGGTATTTATGACGGTTTAAAGAAAATAACTTCCGGTGAAATTACTGCAGAATACATATCCGTCCTGTATGCTAATAATGACAAACTATTTGTTCCCATTAATGATTTTCAAAAACTGCAAAAATACTTTGGCCTTAGTAAAAAACCGCCAAAGATAAACTCACTTGACAACACCGCTTGGGAAAGAACAAGAGTTATTGCCGATGAAAATGCCAGAAAATTAGCTCAACAACTATTACAAATTTATGTTGAAAGATTTAACGTTAATAGACAACCGTTTTTAAAAGACTCACAATATGAAAAAGAGTTTGAAAATGAATTTATTTACGAAGAAACTCCTGACCAGATAAAAGCAATTAATGACGTTAAAAACGATATGACCGGTCAATTCCCTATGGAAAGGTGTATCTTCGGAGATACCGGTTTTGGTAAGACAGAAGTTGCAATGAGGGCTGCATTGAAAGCTGTTCTATCAGGTAAGCAGGTATGCCTTATGGCACCGACTACTATTCTTGTCCAACAACACGAACAAACGTTTTTAGAAAGGTTTGCTGACTGGCCTGTAAAATTAAAAACTCTTTCTAGATTTAAAACAAAAAAAGAACAAAAAGAAATTATTGAAGAATTGAAAAATGGTAAAGTTGATATAATTATCGGTACTCACCGGTTATTAAGCAAAGATATCTCTTTTAGTGATTTAGGACTTTTAATAATTGATGAAGAACACCGTTTTGGTGTTGCAGATAAAGAAAAAATAAAATCTCTCAAAAAAAATGTTGATTGTTTATACCTTACTGCAACTCCCATACCCCGTACTCTTTCAATGGCTCTTTCAGGAATAAAAAATATGTCATCAATAGAAACGCCGCCTGCCGGTAGACAATCTGTTGAGACTAATCTTTTAGAATATGATGAACAAATTATCAAAAATGCAGTTATGCATGAATTTTCCCGCGGTGGTCAGATTTTTTATATACACAATAAAATTGGAACAATAGAGAAGTGTCTATATAATTTAAAAAAAACATTTCCTTTTGTAAAATTTGATTTCTTGCACAGCAAAATGACGCCAAAAGAAATTGAAAATAAAATGTTAAGATTTTTGAAAAAAGATTTTGATTGCCTGATTTCCACCACCATTATAGAGGCAGGTCTTGATATTCCTAATGTTAATACTATTATTATTGAAGAAGCAGAAAACTTTGGATTAAGTCAACTTTATCAGTTGCGCGGCCGCGTAGGTCGGTCAAAAACGAAAGCATATTGTTATTTATTCTACAAAACGGAAGAACTTACTGAAATAGCCGAAAAACGCCTTGTTGCAATAAAAGAATTCGCTAATTTAGGGTCAGGCTTCCGTCTTGCACTGAAAGATTTGCAAATAAGAGGTGCCGGAGAGATATTAGGTAAAAAACAGCATGGTTGTGTTGATTCGATAGGTTTTGATATGTATTTAAAACTTCTTGAAAAACATTCAAACGAAATCAAGGGAATAAAAACAGAAGAAGAAATAATCCCAAAAATTGACATTTCGGTAGATGCTATTATTCCGTCAGATTATATAAACAATGAAGCATTAAGAATTGGATTTTACAAAAACATTCTGACAGCGGATAGCTTAAAAAATCTTAACGAGATTAAAATAGAAATGAAAGACCGTTTTGGCAGGGTCCCTGATGAAGTCGAAAACCTCATGGCTATAGGAGAAATACGCCTTATGGCAAAAAAACTTGCAATATTGCAGATAACATCCTCTCCTTCATCTGTTATGATTAAATTTTCTAAAAACACAACAATAGAACCCTCAAAGATTCTCTCTATATTAAAAAATAAAAAATTCAGATTTATCAAAAATGACTTAGTAGAAATATTTTTTGAGGAATCATTATCTCATAAAAAAAATATTGTTTTTATAAAAAACCTATTGCAATCTTTTAAATAATTTGGTATACTCGCCGCATGTAATATGAATCGCAGGCGTGTAACAGTTTTGAATTAATTGCTTGTTGATTTATTTAATTGGAGGTACTGTGAAAATACTAAGAAGTAATTTAAGTGCCAAAAAAACTGATTATATCAGTTTATTGTGGATTTTTGTTTTTTTGAGTTTTAGTTTCTTTCTTTTTGGTTGTTCAAACAAATCAGAGAAAGTACTGGCAAAAGTAGGCAGTGAAAAAATCACACTTTCTGAATTCCAACAGATGCTACAGAGCGCGCCTCCTAACCTTCAGGACTACTTATCAACAGATATTGGCCGCAAGCAATATTTAGACGCTTTGTTAAAAGAAAAAATGGTTCTTATTGCTGCAAAAAAGCAGGGTATCCAGAACAGACCTGCAGTAAAGAAAAATTTAGCTGAACTTGAAAAACGGTTGAAAGATAATTACATAAAGTTAAAAGACGAAACCTTAGTTGATGAGTTTGTCAAAGAAAAAACTGCCTTAGGTGATACGGAAGTCAAAGATTATTATGAAAAGCATAAGGACGATTTTGAAAATCCATCGGAACTTAAAGTAAGTCATATCCTTTTACCGACAGAAAATGATGCAAAAAATATCTTAGAACGCATTAAAAAAGGTGAGGATTTCCAAAAGCTTGCCAAAGAATTATCAATTGACAAAATGACAGCCCAAAAAGGCGGAGATTTAGGCTTTTTTGGCAAGAGGCAATATGTAAAAGAGTTTGAGGATGCTGCATATAATATTAAAAAAATCGGTGATGTTTCGGATGTAGTAAAAACCCCGCTGGGTTTCCATATAATAAAACTTACCGATAAAAAACAACTCAAAGCTAAAAAATTAGAAGAAGTTGAAACTGAAATAAAGCAAGTCATTCAAAAAGAAAAACTTGATAAATGGATGGAAGATATTTCTAAACAATATAAACCGGAAATAAACTATGAATTGCTTTCAAAGAATTTTGGACAAGAGAATAAATTAAACAACACTAGCAAATAAATGAAAGTTATAGAATTAAAACGATAAGACCCTAAAACTCTATAACCCTATAACTCAATAACGTGGTTAGTTCCTTGCTTCGCTTGAATATTGAATAAGGAGAAAAAATGAATATTGTAAGATATGCACAAAACAAAAAAGAAAATAAAGGTAGTTATTGGAGTTGGGTTTTATTTTCCCCCGTTTTATTTTATATTTTATCATTAACCTGCCTTCATGCAAGCACGATAAACAAAATAATGGCTAAGGTTAATGATGATGTTATCTTACAGGCAGACTTTGATGAAGTAATAACTCCCATGATAGAGCAAATTAAAAGTAAATATGGCGAGGAATTGAAGAAAGAAGAACTGGATAAAAAAATTGCTGAAATTAAAAAAGAATTCCTTGACCAGATGATTGATCAGAAATTGCTTCTGCAGGAAGCTAAGAAAAAAGATATTAAAGTCAGTAAAAGAGATTTGGAAAATGGTATAGAACTTATAAAGGACAGATTTAAGAAAAAGGGCGATAAAGTTCTTACCCCTGTTGAAGTAGAAGTCGAATTTAATGCTGAGATGAAAAGGCAAAACCTTACAATGGCACAGTTCCGCGATAAAGTTCGTGAAGATTTGATGATTAACAAACTACTGGACATTGAAGTAGTTTCCAAAGCAACCAAACCTACGGGCGAAGATTTAAAAACATACTTTGAGAAAAATAAAGATAAATTTGATGAACCTGAAAAAGTTTCTGTAAGGCATATACTTATTCGCTGTGAAAAGAATGCATCCATAAAAGATGAGTCTTTGGCATTAAATAAAATAAAAGAAGTGCAGCAAAAACTGAAAAAAGGCGAAGACTTCGCAAAACTCGCATCAGAATACTCTGAAGACCCCGGCAGTGCTAAAGACGGCGGTAATTTGGGTTTCATCGTAAAAGGTATGATGGTCAAAACTTTTGAGGATGTAGCGTTTAAAACGCCGGTTGGCGATATTTCCGATTATTTTAAAACAGAATTCGGTTATCATATACTAAAGATTGATAGTAAACAGGCAAAACTAAGCAGGACTTTTGAACAAGTTAAAGATAACCTCGAAAAGTATCTTATGGGTGAGCAAAACCAGGAACAATATGAAAAATATATGAAAGACCTGCGTAGTAAGTCAACTATATCCATAACTGAAAAGTAGAACATGTTCAAACCAACAATTGCTATTACCATCGGTGACCCTTCCGGAATTGGTAGTGAAATCGTAAAAAAAGCAATCTTAGACAAATCTATATTAAAAA
It contains:
- the mfd gene encoding transcription-repair coupling factor encodes the protein MLNSLELSGALAYSVIKKQHLYNNILILMKNDEDADDVSQDILTISRILRQPPLKVAVFPENNIYLEMKTLSQIIPNEKICLCTTANILDKKIFSPESFKEAIIKIKKGDTINQDFLVSKLSENGYERVDIVTDIGEFSIRGEIIDIWVVTFNLPVRFVFNITEIETIKYFDPNNQRSVSEVNETEIIPAKEKEEVTILEYLKHDMDTANKRIDNGVHTMHTFTDSDVVSYLPISEFNGNLELFSEKFYNWQKEDFEVFIVANNEGEKNHLSETLGTDFKNFIFIGQLSSGFIIDDDKIVFVTTNEIFSRYKSRIRTSKFFKKIGTPLETLSDIKTGDFVVHEKYGIGIYDGLKKITSGEITAEYISVLYANNDKLFVPINDFQKLQKYFGLSKKPPKINSLDNTAWERTRVIADENARKLAQQLLQIYVERFNVNRQPFLKDSQYEKEFENEFIYEETPDQIKAINDVKNDMTGQFPMERCIFGDTGFGKTEVAMRAALKAVLSGKQVCLMAPTTILVQQHEQTFLERFADWPVKLKTLSRFKTKKEQKEIIEELKNGKVDIIIGTHRLLSKDISFSDLGLLIIDEEHRFGVADKEKIKSLKKNVDCLYLTATPIPRTLSMALSGIKNMSSIETPPAGRQSVETNLLEYDEQIIKNAVMHEFSRGGQIFYIHNKIGTIEKCLYNLKKTFPFVKFDFLHSKMTPKEIENKMLRFLKKDFDCLISTTIIEAGLDIPNVNTIIIEEAENFGLSQLYQLRGRVGRSKTKAYCYLFYKTEELTEIAEKRLVAIKEFANLGSGFRLALKDLQIRGAGEILGKKQHGCVDSIGFDMYLKLLEKHSNEIKGIKTEEEIIPKIDISVDAIIPSDYINNEALRIGFYKNILTADSLKNLNEIKIEMKDRFGRVPDEVENLMAIGEIRLMAKKLAILQITSSPSSVMIKFSKNTTIEPSKILSILKNKKFRFIKNDLVEIFFEESLSHKKNIVFIKNLLQSFK
- a CDS encoding peptidylprolyl isomerase; amino-acid sequence: MKILRSNLSAKKTDYISLLWIFVFLSFSFFLFGCSNKSEKVLAKVGSEKITLSEFQQMLQSAPPNLQDYLSTDIGRKQYLDALLKEKMVLIAAKKQGIQNRPAVKKNLAELEKRLKDNYIKLKDETLVDEFVKEKTALGDTEVKDYYEKHKDDFENPSELKVSHILLPTENDAKNILERIKKGEDFQKLAKELSIDKMTAQKGGDLGFFGKRQYVKEFEDAAYNIKKIGDVSDVVKTPLGFHIIKLTDKKQLKAKKLEEVETEIKQVIQKEKLDKWMEDISKQYKPEINYELLSKNFGQENKLNNTSK
- a CDS encoding peptidylprolyl isomerase gives rise to the protein MNIVRYAQNKKENKGSYWSWVLFSPVLFYILSLTCLHASTINKIMAKVNDDVILQADFDEVITPMIEQIKSKYGEELKKEELDKKIAEIKKEFLDQMIDQKLLLQEAKKKDIKVSKRDLENGIELIKDRFKKKGDKVLTPVEVEVEFNAEMKRQNLTMAQFRDKVREDLMINKLLDIEVVSKATKPTGEDLKTYFEKNKDKFDEPEKVSVRHILIRCEKNASIKDESLALNKIKEVQQKLKKGEDFAKLASEYSEDPGSAKDGGNLGFIVKGMMVKTFEDVAFKTPVGDISDYFKTEFGYHILKIDSKQAKLSRTFEQVKDNLEKYLMGEQNQEQYEKYMKDLRSKSTISITEK